From Riemerella anatipestifer ATCC 11845 = DSM 15868, a single genomic window includes:
- a CDS encoding exodeoxyribonuclease X C-terminal domain-containing protein has translation MGTIITFFFKIFEMILSAIFRTLFPRKIVHKNNLKSYSKSNYNKSNSRNIIFNFGKYKGKKVKDVWLEDKEYCIWLINSSRYEGWRSSALHIYNELERLNNGNDILFFSFGKYKGESVNDILKSDRQYCEWLLNQSWAFDYKEVQYMSEMID, from the coding sequence ATGGGAACGATAATAACTTTTTTTTTCAAAATATTTGAAATGATTCTATCCGCAATATTTCGAACATTATTTCCGAGAAAAATTGTTCATAAAAATAACTTAAAAAGTTATTCAAAATCCAACTACAATAAGTCTAACAGTAGAAACATAATTTTCAACTTTGGAAAATATAAAGGAAAAAAAGTGAAAGATGTATGGCTAGAAGACAAAGAATATTGCATATGGCTAATAAATTCTTCAAGATATGAAGGTTGGAGGAGTTCAGCATTACATATTTATAATGAACTTGAAAGACTGAATAACGGAAATGATATATTATTCTTTAGTTTCGGAAAATATAAAGGAGAATCAGTAAATGATATACTTAAGTCAGATAGACAGTATTGCGAATGGTTATTAAATCAAAGTTGGGCTTTTGATTATAAAGAAGTACAATATATGTCAGAAATGATTGATTAA
- a CDS encoding cysteine hydrolase family protein produces MKLREKNPALVLIDVQKAFLEEDYWGGNRNNKNAEEICGKILKKWRELNLPIFHIRHSSDNPKSKLHITNAGFEFSEYVIPNDSETIITKNVNSAFIGTTLKEQIDSLNINTLVIVGITTNHCVSTTTRMSGNYGYETYLISDATATFDRVGVNGEKYDSELIHQTTLANLNEEFATVWNSEKLFKEI; encoded by the coding sequence ATGAAATTAAGAGAAAAAAATCCAGCATTAGTTTTAATTGATGTTCAAAAGGCTTTTCTTGAAGAAGATTATTGGGGTGGAAATCGTAATAATAAAAATGCCGAAGAAATTTGTGGTAAAATTTTGAAAAAATGGAGAGAACTAAATTTACCAATCTTCCATATAAGGCATAGTTCTGATAATCCTAAATCAAAACTTCATATCACAAACGCAGGATTTGAATTTAGTGAGTATGTTATCCCAAATGATTCTGAGACTATCATTACTAAAAATGTAAATAGTGCATTCATTGGAACTACATTAAAAGAGCAAATTGATAGTTTAAATATTAACACATTGGTAATTGTGGGAATAACTACCAACCATTGCGTTTCTACAACAACTAGAATGTCTGGAAATTATGGCTATGAAACTTATCTTATTTCGGACGCTACGGCAACATTTGATAGGGTTGGAGTTAATGGGGAGAAATACGATTCAGAGTTAATCCATCAAACAACGCTTGCAAATCTGAATGAGGAATTTGCAACCGTTTGGAATTCTGAAAAATTATTTAAAGAGATTTAA
- a CDS encoding sialidase family protein, with product MAKKVLNFKLVLILIILVSCSRNDEITNESQLLEEVKDVIITSYSKNYAYSGEEVIIYGENFPIKEKCKILFDDVYSEILNVSKDSRQITIKVPNVARSIPTLKFIFENRNVVNNITNDYNKNIAVINKSIGNWTSTESAIFISDNDYIRGIQIKNNGKIYYNVSKRTYSSPDDGITWKVWYNSSFLSDFHATDNDEGFADSGFGLGKVPKGGSPLSLNIFFTTDSRTSEKFATVFVENDMRTGLLVTTNRNVYKTSDGENFVKVYNSGSTKIDIQRAPFKLDYQNIWTIGYDQAIETGLIFYCNGNNENWHSYLFTAYPKSMVNNIYFVNDRVGYCSLYTFDANPKVKMFKSLDGGASWNLISDIPNAQRNISMVFINESIGYVSSDNQIFLTKDGGNTWSLDFTADENIQKLGYSNNCVYALTNGKINRKFLK from the coding sequence ATGGCAAAAAAAGTTTTAAATTTTAAGTTAGTATTGATACTAATAATACTGGTGTCTTGTTCAAGAAATGACGAAATTACAAATGAATCACAATTACTAGAAGAGGTAAAGGATGTTATTATAACTTCTTATTCTAAGAACTATGCATATTCGGGGGAGGAAGTGATTATTTATGGAGAAAACTTTCCTATAAAAGAAAAGTGTAAAATATTATTTGATGATGTGTATTCTGAAATACTTAATGTAAGCAAAGACTCTAGACAAATTACTATTAAAGTTCCAAATGTAGCTAGGTCCATTCCAACATTAAAATTTATTTTTGAAAATCGAAATGTCGTCAATAACATTACAAATGATTATAACAAAAATATTGCTGTTATTAATAAGAGTATTGGAAACTGGACCTCTACAGAGTCTGCAATATTTATTTCTGATAATGATTATATTAGAGGGATACAGATAAAAAATAATGGAAAAATATATTATAATGTTTCAAAGAGAACCTACAGTTCACCTGACGATGGGATTACTTGGAAAGTATGGTATAACTCTAGTTTCTTAAGCGATTTTCATGCTACTGATAATGATGAAGGATTTGCGGATAGTGGTTTTGGTCTTGGTAAAGTCCCTAAGGGAGGAAGCCCATTATCTTTAAATATTTTTTTTACTACAGATTCAAGAACATCTGAAAAATTCGCTACTGTATTTGTTGAAAATGATATGAGAACGGGCTTATTAGTTACGACAAATAGGAATGTTTATAAAACATCGGATGGTGAAAACTTTGTTAAAGTCTATAACTCAGGCTCTACAAAGATTGATATTCAGAGAGCTCCATTTAAATTAGATTATCAAAATATTTGGACAATTGGGTATGATCAGGCAATTGAAACAGGTCTAATTTTTTATTGTAACGGTAATAACGAAAATTGGCATAGTTACTTATTTACCGCTTATCCTAAAAGTATGGTAAACAATATTTATTTTGTTAATGATAGGGTAGGATACTGTTCACTTTATACTTTTGATGCTAATCCAAAGGTTAAAATGTTTAAATCATTAGATGGTGGAGCATCATGGAATCTAATTAGTGATATTCCAAATGCTCAAAGAAATATCTCTATGGTTTTCATAAATGAATCAATAGGTTATGTCTCATCAGATAATCAAATATTTCTTACTAAAGACGGAGGAAATACTTGGTCTTTAGATTTTACTGCAGATGAAAATATTCAAAAATTGGGATATTCAAATAACTGCGTTTATGCACTAACAAATGGTAAAATAAATAGAAAATTTTTAAAATAA
- a CDS encoding SIR2 family NAD-dependent protein deacylase, with protein sequence MKKRLVVLSGAGISAESGIKTFRDSNGLWENHRIEDVASPEGFARNPQLVLDFYNLRRRQLAEVKPNLAHSILAELEKYYEVIIITQNVDDLHERAGSSHIIHLHGELKKARPINSESEIINWETDLNLGDNNEKGVQLRPHIVWFGEAVPEMEKAIDIATSADLFLVIGTSLQVYPAASLVHYIPQHCELFLIDPQIPEHYIKKATCFATSATEGMIKLKEILLAEF encoded by the coding sequence ATGAAAAAAAGATTAGTAGTGCTTTCTGGGGCGGGTATTTCTGCTGAAAGCGGCATTAAAACATTTAGAGATTCTAATGGGCTGTGGGAAAACCACCGTATAGAAGATGTGGCGAGTCCAGAAGGGTTTGCAAGAAATCCGCAATTGGTTTTAGATTTTTATAATCTTAGAAGGAGGCAATTAGCTGAGGTTAAACCAAATTTGGCTCATAGCATTTTAGCAGAATTAGAAAAGTACTACGAAGTAATTATCATTACTCAAAATGTAGATGATTTACACGAAAGAGCGGGGTCTTCTCATATTATTCATCTTCACGGAGAACTTAAAAAGGCGAGACCTATAAACTCTGAAAGTGAGATTATAAATTGGGAAACCGACCTTAATCTAGGAGACAACAATGAAAAAGGCGTTCAGCTTAGACCTCATATTGTATGGTTTGGTGAGGCTGTACCTGAAATGGAAAAAGCCATAGATATAGCAACTTCGGCAGATTTATTTTTAGTGATAGGAACTTCGTTACAAGTTTATCCTGCGGCATCTTTGGTGCATTATATTCCACAACATTGCGAGTTGTTTCTCATTGACCCTCAGATTCCCGAACATTATATAAAAAAGGCTACTTGCTTCGCCACTTCGGCTACGGAAGGTATGATAAAATTAAAAGAAATACTCTTGGCTGAGTTTTAA
- a CDS encoding metal-dependent transcriptional regulator has translation MNSLTEENYLKALFHLKTDNNEVTVNELSKFLNIKMPSVNSMMKKFAQKNWVITESYKPIILTEIGQKEAALVIRKHRLTEMFLVEKMGFGWENVHKIAEELEHIHSEEFFDKMDELLNYPKVDPHGEPIPDKEGNIIEQNLKKLSECTEGSKVTLAAVTVDTKDFLSFLNDKQLNLGSQLTVNKKEKFDASMMVTVNGISHTFSKVVCDALLVKLD, from the coding sequence ATGAACTCTCTTACAGAAGAAAATTATCTAAAGGCTTTATTTCATCTAAAAACTGATAACAACGAAGTTACAGTAAACGAACTCAGCAAGTTTTTGAACATCAAAATGCCGAGCGTTAATAGTATGATGAAAAAATTTGCTCAAAAGAACTGGGTAATTACCGAAAGCTATAAACCCATCATTCTCACCGAAATTGGGCAAAAAGAGGCCGCTTTAGTGATTAGAAAACATAGGCTTACAGAGATGTTTTTGGTAGAAAAAATGGGCTTTGGTTGGGAAAATGTACACAAAATAGCCGAGGAACTAGAACATATACACTCCGAAGAGTTTTTTGATAAAATGGACGAGCTTCTCAATTATCCTAAAGTAGATCCTCACGGAGAACCTATCCCTGACAAAGAGGGCAATATCATAGAGCAAAATCTAAAGAAACTCAGCGAATGTACCGAAGGCTCTAAGGTAACACTAGCTGCTGTAACTGTAGATACCAAAGATTTCCTTAGCTTTTTGAATGATAAACAACTCAATTTAGGAAGCCAACTTACAGTAAACAAAAAAGAAAAATTTGACGCTTCTATGATGGTAACCGTAAATGGTATTTCTCACACCTTCAGTAAAGTAGTTTGTGATGCTCTTTTAGTAAAGCTAGATTAA
- a CDS encoding magnesium transporter CorA family protein — protein sequence MPIDTIFESDLCKWIDVTAPTKEDLDSLHHQFHINKLHLDDTVDPSHLPKFEEVEGVKFFLTRENVELQRKNLNGINDVSTKLGIFIIEKIIITIHRTDNKSILEIKEDLNKNPDKYKKYSPDKLALILGLKIMKSFDDESKKLIEIIDKLETEIFMQNSPQLNPIKKLYKIKRKAGLNARVLNMSSDWIGAFKKLNLKDIEIADLVDKQKDVMSDFDHISAQITNLISVYIALSDQKANQVMKLLAMYSVYFLPITFIAGLYGMNFEFMPELHQKYGYYATLGVMLIIVIATFIYFKKKKY from the coding sequence ATGCCTATAGATACTATTTTTGAAAGCGACCTCTGTAAATGGATTGATGTTACCGCTCCTACCAAAGAAGATTTAGACTCCCTACATCATCAGTTTCATATCAATAAGTTACATTTAGATGATACTGTAGACCCAAGTCATCTTCCTAAATTTGAAGAAGTAGAAGGCGTAAAATTTTTCTTAACTAGAGAAAATGTAGAACTTCAAAGAAAAAACTTAAATGGCATCAATGATGTAAGTACTAAATTAGGCATATTTATCATAGAAAAAATAATTATCACTATACATAGAACTGATAATAAGAGTATTCTAGAAATTAAAGAAGACCTTAACAAAAATCCTGATAAATACAAGAAGTATTCTCCAGATAAGTTAGCTCTAATCTTAGGACTCAAGATAATGAAATCCTTTGATGACGAAAGCAAAAAACTTATAGAGATTATTGACAAGTTAGAGACTGAGATTTTTATGCAAAATAGCCCTCAGCTCAACCCTATAAAAAAACTCTACAAAATTAAAAGAAAGGCAGGGCTTAATGCTAGAGTACTTAACATGTCTTCGGATTGGATAGGTGCTTTTAAAAAACTTAATCTAAAAGACATTGAAATAGCAGACCTTGTAGATAAACAAAAAGATGTGATGTCTGATTTTGACCACATTAGCGCTCAGATTACCAACCTCATATCAGTATACATTGCCCTATCTGACCAAAAAGCCAACCAAGTAATGAAACTATTGGCAATGTACTCGGTCTATTTTTTACCAATTACCTTTATCGCTGGGCTTTACGGAATGAATTTTGAATTTATGCCAGAGCTTCATCAGAAATATGGTTATTACGCTACTTTGGGAGTGATGCTCATTATTGTTATAGCTACTTTTATTTATTTTAAAAAGAAAAAGTATTAA
- the dapA gene encoding 4-hydroxy-tetrahydrodipicolinate synthase: MKNLSGLGVALVTPFNEDLSIDFDALTKLIEYNITNGTDFFVVLGTTAETATLSKEEKEAAIQHIVKINNKRLPLVLGIGGNNTLAVKKEIEQTNLDDFEAILSVSPYYNKPNQEGLYQHYKALAETGKNIIIYNVPGRTGQNIEAETTLRLAKEFPNLFMIKEAAPNLTQYFDILRKKTANFSLMSGDDEYTLPVTLAGGDGVISVIGQAYPKEFSEMIKLAKDEKVKEAYAIHNQLVEITRLIFAEGNPVGIKAVLAHKGIIKNHLRLPLVKASESLQQKINSEVDRLNSVFK; the protein is encoded by the coding sequence ATGAAAAATTTATCAGGTCTAGGGGTTGCTTTAGTAACTCCTTTTAACGAAGATTTATCCATCGATTTTGATGCTCTTACAAAGCTCATAGAATATAATATAACTAACGGAACAGATTTTTTTGTAGTTCTTGGTACAACTGCAGAAACGGCTACCCTTTCTAAGGAAGAAAAAGAAGCTGCTATACAACACATTGTTAAAATTAACAATAAAAGACTTCCTTTAGTTCTAGGTATTGGAGGCAACAATACTTTAGCCGTAAAAAAAGAAATAGAACAAACTAATCTTGATGATTTTGAGGCTATTTTATCAGTTTCTCCTTACTATAATAAACCTAACCAAGAAGGGCTTTATCAGCATTATAAGGCTTTGGCAGAAACAGGTAAAAACATCATTATCTATAATGTACCTGGAAGAACGGGGCAAAACATAGAAGCTGAAACTACACTACGATTGGCTAAGGAGTTCCCTAACCTATTTATGATAAAAGAAGCAGCTCCTAACCTTACGCAGTACTTTGATATTTTAAGAAAAAAAACTGCAAATTTCTCACTAATGTCTGGTGATGACGAGTACACTCTTCCTGTAACACTTGCAGGAGGTGATGGTGTAATTTCCGTAATTGGACAAGCTTACCCTAAAGAATTTTCAGAAATGATAAAACTCGCAAAAGACGAGAAAGTTAAAGAAGCTTATGCTATCCATAATCAATTGGTAGAAATTACACGCCTTATTTTTGCTGAGGGTAATCCTGTTGGTATCAAAGCTGTTTTAGCACATAAAGGCATTATTAAAAATCACCTTAGATTACCTTTAGTTAAAGCCTCAGAAAGTCTACAACAAAAAATAAATTCAGAGGTTGACAGACTAAACTCTGTTTTTAAATAA
- a CDS encoding SusC/RagA family TonB-linked outer membrane protein, with translation MKNYSVLKVAPAFLLAGAMLQAQKVDSAKTKSIDEVVLIGYGKKKKSDLTGSVTSISSKDFNDGMLSSPEQLIQGKAAGVQITTNGGAPGSGSTIRVRSGASLNASNDPLIVIDGMPLDTKGIDGAANPLALINPNDIESFNILKDASAAAIYGNRASNGVIIITTKKGTRGKLRVGYNSTTSVSQRFGTVNMMDANEFRTLVKDKASADYISKLGNANTNWQEAFYQLATGFDNNLTLSGGIGKVPFRLSLGYLNQDGIIRTNNIERSTAGLNLNPKLFNNHLDINFNLKGTYVENRFTDGEAINAAIAFDPTQNIYDASNQAMGGYWEWMDNGIPNQNATRNPLSMLYQRRDVSYVKRLLGNVQFDYKFHFLPELRANLNLGLDLSNSNGTVTTLPTLASSYFQKGTNRNYEQEKKNRLLEFYLNYSKKLPSIDSDIDVMAGYSYQKWNETKPFAPTIYGDGTKDPASGVDFFTQNLLLSYYTRLNYTFKNRYLLTASVRRDGSSRFNSNNRWGYFPSVSLAWRIDQENFLKGNTTISTFKLRGGWGVTGQQDISGDYPYLAVYSISNSGANYLFGGVPYTLYRPEGYDPNIRWETTRTTNIGLDFGVLKDRLLFNVDAYKRYTVDLLSEAPTPGGANFTNLLLSNIGNMESKGLEIGALWKAIQNENFSWDISANATFQDAKITNLAANEGAGQRVLVGGISGITGGLIQTHSVGYKPNSFYVYQQKYDASGRPIEGDYVDRNGDGIINEQDLYEYQSSMPKALFAFTSRMTYKNWDMGFALRASLGNYVYNNANARYGNLQNIGTNGYLQNLTRDYLNTGFTTSQYFSDYYVEDASFLRMDNINIGYNFPQFIGNARLRVNASVNNVFVITKYSGVDPEVFNGIDNNFYQRPRVYSLGFNLQF, from the coding sequence ATGAAAAACTATTCAGTACTAAAGGTTGCACCCGCTTTTCTGTTGGCAGGGGCAATGCTACAAGCACAAAAGGTAGATTCTGCCAAAACCAAAAGTATAGATGAGGTAGTGCTTATAGGTTACGGAAAGAAGAAAAAATCAGATCTTACAGGGTCTGTAACATCTATTTCTTCTAAAGATTTTAATGATGGTATGTTATCTTCTCCAGAACAGCTTATTCAAGGTAAAGCGGCAGGTGTACAGATTACAACTAATGGCGGTGCTCCTGGTAGTGGCTCTACAATTAGAGTAAGAAGTGGAGCGTCTCTTAATGCATCTAATGACCCACTTATCGTTATAGACGGAATGCCATTAGATACCAAAGGTATTGATGGAGCGGCTAATCCACTAGCCCTTATTAACCCTAATGATATAGAGTCTTTTAACATTCTTAAAGACGCTTCTGCAGCAGCTATCTATGGTAATAGAGCTTCTAATGGGGTTATCATCATTACCACTAAGAAAGGAACTAGAGGAAAACTTAGAGTAGGCTATAATTCCACAACATCTGTTTCTCAAAGATTTGGAACGGTGAATATGATGGATGCTAACGAATTCAGAACTTTAGTAAAGGATAAAGCATCGGCGGATTATATTTCTAAATTAGGTAATGCAAATACCAACTGGCAAGAAGCTTTTTATCAATTAGCGACAGGCTTTGATAATAATTTAACGTTATCTGGAGGGATTGGTAAAGTGCCATTTAGACTATCTTTAGGATACCTTAACCAAGATGGTATTATTAGAACTAATAATATAGAAAGAAGCACCGCAGGTTTAAACTTAAATCCAAAATTATTTAATAATCATTTGGATATTAATTTTAACTTAAAAGGGACTTATGTAGAAAATAGGTTTACTGATGGAGAGGCCATCAATGCGGCTATTGCGTTTGATCCAACACAAAACATTTATGATGCTTCTAATCAGGCGATGGGCGGTTATTGGGAATGGATGGACAATGGAATACCTAACCAAAATGCAACGAGAAACCCTCTTTCTATGCTCTATCAAAGGAGAGATGTTTCTTATGTAAAAAGACTCTTGGGGAATGTTCAGTTTGACTATAAATTTCATTTCTTACCAGAGCTCAGAGCTAACTTAAATTTAGGTCTAGACCTATCTAACTCTAACGGAACAGTTACTACTTTACCTACATTAGCATCATCATACTTCCAAAAAGGAACGAACAGAAACTATGAACAGGAAAAGAAAAATAGGCTTTTAGAATTTTATTTAAATTATTCCAAAAAACTACCTTCTATAGACTCTGATATTGATGTAATGGCGGGGTATTCTTACCAAAAATGGAATGAAACTAAACCTTTTGCACCTACAATCTACGGAGATGGAACTAAAGACCCTGCGAGTGGTGTAGATTTCTTTACGCAAAACTTATTACTTTCTTACTATACTAGATTAAATTATACATTTAAAAATAGATACTTACTAACGGCTTCTGTGCGTAGAGATGGTTCTTCTAGGTTTAATAGTAATAATAGATGGGGCTATTTTCCATCCGTATCATTAGCTTGGAGAATTGATCAAGAGAACTTCCTTAAAGGTAACACTACAATCTCTACTTTTAAACTGAGAGGAGGTTGGGGGGTAACAGGTCAACAGGATATTTCAGGCGATTATCCTTATTTGGCAGTATATAGTATCTCTAACTCTGGAGCTAATTATCTTTTTGGAGGTGTACCTTACACTCTTTATCGTCCAGAAGGCTATGACCCAAACATTAGATGGGAAACTACAAGAACTACCAATATAGGATTAGACTTTGGTGTTTTGAAAGATAGATTACTATTTAATGTAGATGCTTACAAGAGATATACAGTAGATTTACTAAGTGAGGCTCCAACCCCAGGAGGTGCTAACTTTACCAATTTACTTTTATCAAACATAGGAAATATGGAATCTAAAGGGCTTGAAATTGGTGCATTGTGGAAGGCTATTCAAAACGAAAATTTCTCTTGGGATATTTCTGCTAATGCAACATTCCAAGATGCTAAAATTACCAATTTAGCAGCTAATGAAGGAGCTGGTCAAAGAGTGCTTGTAGGTGGTATATCAGGCATTACAGGTGGTTTGATACAAACACATTCTGTAGGTTATAAACCAAATTCTTTCTATGTTTATCAGCAGAAATATGATGCTAGTGGAAGACCAATAGAAGGCGATTATGTAGATAGAAACGGAGATGGCATTATAAACGAGCAAGATTTGTATGAATACCAATCGTCTATGCCAAAAGCCTTGTTTGCATTTACATCTAGAATGACTTATAAAAATTGGGATATGGGATTTGCACTTAGAGCAAGTTTAGGCAACTATGTTTATAACAATGCTAATGCTAGATACGGAAATCTACAAAACATAGGTACCAATGGCTATCTTCAAAATCTTACAAGAGACTATCTTAATACAGGATTTACGACATCTCAATATTTTTCAGATTATTATGTAGAAGATGCTTCATTCCTAAGAATGGATAATATCAACATAGGTTATAATTTCCCTCAGTTTATAGGAAATGCAAGACTGAGAGTGAATGCCTCTGTAAACAATGTTTTTGTGATTACCAAGTATAGCGGGGTAGATCCAGAAGTTTTCAATGGTATTGATAACAATTTCTACCAAAGACCTCGTGTGTATTCATTAGGTTTCAACCTTCAGTTTTAA
- a CDS encoding RagB/SusD family nutrient uptake outer membrane protein: protein MNLKYLKIGIAALAFNFSLTSCERDLDQVHSSDVTSVSVYSDFANYKNVLAKCYAGLAINGQEGGDGKADIKGIDNGMSNYLRQYFQLQELPTDEAVIAWRDPNLPEMNTMKWGSDNQFVTAMYYRVMYQVTLTSEFIREMSDDKLSSRGITGVQAEEARLFRNEARFLRALSYAHAIDLFGNVPFVNENTEIGLTPPARIERKALFQYVEKELKDLEGLLKAPRANEYGRADKAAVWMLLAKLYLNAEVYTGEKRYTEAADYAEKVATAGYSLKGNYEELFLADNHLDNNEVVFSINYDGISSRTYGGTTYLIHAAVGGKMTASNFGINGGWGGLRATKNLVEKFPNALGDIDKRGRFFTNGQNYEINDIASFTDGYAFIKFKNIDRAGKAGSDVSGTFTDTDFPLFRLGDAYLMYAEAVLRGGSGDLSKALTYVNKIRERAYGNTNGNITASQLTLDFILDERARELAWEGTRRTDLIRFGKFTSGAYLWPWKGGVKGGAAVSDTRNLYPIPAKDIIANPNLVQNPGY from the coding sequence ATGAACTTAAAATATTTAAAAATAGGAATAGCTGCTTTAGCATTTAATTTCTCTCTTACTTCGTGTGAAAGAGATTTAGATCAAGTGCATAGTAGTGATGTTACTTCTGTAAGCGTTTACTCAGATTTTGCTAATTACAAAAATGTACTAGCAAAGTGTTACGCAGGATTAGCAATAAATGGACAAGAAGGTGGTGATGGTAAGGCTGATATTAAAGGTATTGATAATGGTATGTCTAACTACTTAAGACAGTATTTCCAACTACAAGAGCTACCTACTGACGAAGCGGTGATAGCATGGAGAGATCCCAATTTACCAGAAATGAATACTATGAAATGGGGTTCTGATAACCAGTTTGTTACAGCAATGTATTATCGTGTTATGTATCAAGTAACACTTACCAGTGAATTTATTAGAGAAATGTCTGACGATAAACTATCGTCTCGTGGTATTACAGGAGTTCAGGCTGAAGAAGCTAGACTTTTCAGAAATGAAGCTCGTTTTTTAAGAGCACTGAGTTATGCACACGCCATAGATTTATTTGGTAATGTTCCTTTTGTAAATGAAAATACAGAAATAGGTTTAACACCTCCTGCGAGAATAGAAAGGAAAGCTTTATTCCAATATGTAGAAAAAGAATTAAAAGACTTAGAAGGATTATTAAAAGCGCCAAGAGCTAACGAATACGGGAGAGCAGATAAAGCTGCTGTATGGATGCTGCTTGCTAAACTTTACCTTAATGCAGAAGTTTATACAGGAGAAAAAAGATATACAGAAGCAGCTGATTATGCAGAAAAGGTAGCAACGGCAGGGTATAGCTTAAAAGGAAATTACGAGGAACTTTTTTTAGCAGATAATCATTTGGATAATAATGAGGTAGTATTTTCTATCAATTACGATGGTATTAGCTCTCGTACTTATGGAGGTACAACATATCTTATTCATGCTGCTGTAGGAGGAAAGATGACGGCTTCTAATTTTGGTATCAACGGTGGTTGGGGAGGACTTAGAGCTACTAAAAATTTAGTAGAAAAATTCCCGAATGCTTTAGGAGATATAGACAAAAGAGGTAGATTTTTCACCAATGGGCAGAATTATGAAATTAATGATATAGCATCATTTACAGATGGCTATGCGTTCATTAAGTTTAAAAATATAGATAGAGCAGGTAAAGCAGGTTCTGATGTTTCAGGAACTTTTACAGATACAGATTTCCCTCTATTCCGTTTAGGAGATGCTTATCTTATGTATGCAGAAGCAGTATTGAGAGGAGGTTCTGGAGACCTTAGCAAAGCTCTTACTTATGTAAATAAAATTAGAGAAAGAGCCTATGGCAATACTAATGGAAATATTACTGCATCACAATTAACTTTAGACTTCATCTTAGACGAAAGAGCTAGAGAGTTAGCTTGGGAAGGTACAAGAAGAACCGATTTAATTCGTTTCGGTAAATTTACTTCTGGTGCTTATCTATGGCCTTGGAAAGGTGGTGTTAAAGGTGGTGCTGCAGTAAGCGATACTAGAAATCTTTATCCAATTCCTGCAAAGGATATAATAGCTAACCCTAACTTGGTTCAAAACCCTGGTTACTAG